The Magnolia sinica isolate HGM2019 chromosome 9, MsV1, whole genome shotgun sequence genome contains a region encoding:
- the LOC131256643 gene encoding putative RNA methyltransferase At5g10620 isoform X1, with protein sequence MNRSKKSVHVSLSRFQIDSSKTTQWKIFLSKFSFDLYICLRALPTRILTIGKKRSPGIQSLVEEYKEKLKYYCSINDIQIRSNPKNTSADIPSSDVNAQIEGEDTIVMQHIRSEDWVVLLDEHGLDIGSEQMADLVGDAGQTGSSALAFCIGGPYGHGKKLRERADVTIRLSSLVLNHQIALIVLLEQLYRAWTILKGQKYHH encoded by the exons ATGAATAGAAGTAAGAAGTCAGTCCATGTGTCACTGTCAAGATTTCAAATTGATTCATCCAAAACAACTCAATGgaaaatttttctttcaaaattctcTTTTGACCTCTACATTTGTTTG CGAGCTCTCCCGACACGTATACTAACCATAGGAAAGAAGAGATCCCCAGGGATCCAATCTTTGGTCGAAGAGTACAAGGAGAAGCTCAAGTATTATTGCAGCATCAATGACATCCAAATCAGATCCAATCCAAAAAATACTAG TGCTGACATTCCAAGCAGTGATGTGAATGCCCAGATTGAAGGCGAAGACACAATCGTCATGCAGCACATCAGATCTGAAGATTGG gttGTGTTGTTGGATGAGCATGGGCTAGATATTGGGTCAGAGCAGATGGCTGACTTGGTGGGAGATGCTGGACAAACA GGATCATCAGCACTGGCATTTTGCATTGGCGGCCCTTATGGTCATGGAAAAAAATTGCGTGAACGTGCTGACGTAACGATCAGGTTGTCCTCCCTGGTCTTAAATCACCAAATCGCATTGATAGTACTATTGGAGCAACTTTATAG AGCATGGACTATTCTCAAAGGACAGAAATACCATCACTAG
- the LOC131256643 gene encoding putative RNA methyltransferase At5g10620 isoform X2: MNRSKKSVHVSLSRFQIDSSKTTQWKIFLSKFSFDLYICLRALPTRILTIGKKRSPGIQSLVEEYKEKLKYYCSINDIQIRSNPKNTSDVNAQIEGEDTIVMQHIRSEDWVVLLDEHGLDIGSEQMADLVGDAGQTGSSALAFCIGGPYGHGKKLRERADVTIRLSSLVLNHQIALIVLLEQLYRAWTILKGQKYHH, encoded by the exons ATGAATAGAAGTAAGAAGTCAGTCCATGTGTCACTGTCAAGATTTCAAATTGATTCATCCAAAACAACTCAATGgaaaatttttctttcaaaattctcTTTTGACCTCTACATTTGTTTG CGAGCTCTCCCGACACGTATACTAACCATAGGAAAGAAGAGATCCCCAGGGATCCAATCTTTGGTCGAAGAGTACAAGGAGAAGCTCAAGTATTATTGCAGCATCAATGACATCCAAATCAGATCCAATCCAAAAAATACTAG TGATGTGAATGCCCAGATTGAAGGCGAAGACACAATCGTCATGCAGCACATCAGATCTGAAGATTGG gttGTGTTGTTGGATGAGCATGGGCTAGATATTGGGTCAGAGCAGATGGCTGACTTGGTGGGAGATGCTGGACAAACA GGATCATCAGCACTGGCATTTTGCATTGGCGGCCCTTATGGTCATGGAAAAAAATTGCGTGAACGTGCTGACGTAACGATCAGGTTGTCCTCCCTGGTCTTAAATCACCAAATCGCATTGATAGTACTATTGGAGCAACTTTATAG AGCATGGACTATTCTCAAAGGACAGAAATACCATCACTAG
- the LOC131256643 gene encoding putative RNA methyltransferase At5g10620 isoform X6: MNRSKKSVHVSLSRFQIDSSKTTQWKIFLSKFSFDLYICLRALPTRILTIGKKRSPGIQSLVEEYKEKLKYYCSINDIQIRSNPKNTSADIPSSDVNAQIEGEDTIVMQHIRSEDWVVLLDEHGLDIGSEQMADLVGDAGQTGSSALAFCIGGPYGHGKKLRERADVTIRAWTILKGQKYHH, translated from the exons ATGAATAGAAGTAAGAAGTCAGTCCATGTGTCACTGTCAAGATTTCAAATTGATTCATCCAAAACAACTCAATGgaaaatttttctttcaaaattctcTTTTGACCTCTACATTTGTTTG CGAGCTCTCCCGACACGTATACTAACCATAGGAAAGAAGAGATCCCCAGGGATCCAATCTTTGGTCGAAGAGTACAAGGAGAAGCTCAAGTATTATTGCAGCATCAATGACATCCAAATCAGATCCAATCCAAAAAATACTAG TGCTGACATTCCAAGCAGTGATGTGAATGCCCAGATTGAAGGCGAAGACACAATCGTCATGCAGCACATCAGATCTGAAGATTGG gttGTGTTGTTGGATGAGCATGGGCTAGATATTGGGTCAGAGCAGATGGCTGACTTGGTGGGAGATGCTGGACAAACA GGATCATCAGCACTGGCATTTTGCATTGGCGGCCCTTATGGTCATGGAAAAAAATTGCGTGAACGTGCTGACGTAACGATCAG AGCATGGACTATTCTCAAAGGACAGAAATACCATCACTAG
- the LOC131256643 gene encoding putative RNA methyltransferase At5g10620 isoform X7, protein MSDSTRGRILNPLQHFRALPTRILTIGKKRSPGIQSLVEEYKEKLKYYCSINDIQIRSNPKNTSADIPSSDVNAQIEGEDTIVMQHIRSEDWVVLLDEHGLDIGSEQMADLVGDAGQTGSSALAFCIGGPYGHGKKLRERADVTIRLSSLVLNHQIALIVLLEQLYRAWTILKGQKYHH, encoded by the exons CGAGCTCTCCCGACACGTATACTAACCATAGGAAAGAAGAGATCCCCAGGGATCCAATCTTTGGTCGAAGAGTACAAGGAGAAGCTCAAGTATTATTGCAGCATCAATGACATCCAAATCAGATCCAATCCAAAAAATACTAG TGCTGACATTCCAAGCAGTGATGTGAATGCCCAGATTGAAGGCGAAGACACAATCGTCATGCAGCACATCAGATCTGAAGATTGG gttGTGTTGTTGGATGAGCATGGGCTAGATATTGGGTCAGAGCAGATGGCTGACTTGGTGGGAGATGCTGGACAAACA GGATCATCAGCACTGGCATTTTGCATTGGCGGCCCTTATGGTCATGGAAAAAAATTGCGTGAACGTGCTGACGTAACGATCAGGTTGTCCTCCCTGGTCTTAAATCACCAAATCGCATTGATAGTACTATTGGAGCAACTTTATAG AGCATGGACTATTCTCAAAGGACAGAAATACCATCACTAG
- the LOC131256644 gene encoding cryptochrome DASH, chloroplastic/mitochondrial, producing MKSNTRFFSIFHRRSLSLSLLQNPKQQNMTLSLSTPFKNLLSLSPKRPTSILIFHTSIPLPTHSPTMNFAPASEPNSRFQVPRLKSDETNVILQETFRKYTSQNMKRNGAGVAIVWFRNDLRVLDNEALCRAWTSSELVLPVYCVDPRLFRTTHYFGFPKTGALRAKFLIECLADLKKNLTERGLDLLIRHGKPEDVLPLIAKAFGAHTVYAHKETCNEELIIEQLVNKGLQRVVLPLAGPNNRNATNPMLQLIWGSTMYHLDDLPFNVGSLPDVYTQFRKSVESKCTIRGCYKLPTSLGPLPSISLDEIGGWGHVPSLDELGLHEEKCNRGMHFVGGESAALGRVNEYFWKKDLLRIYKETRNGMLGPDYSTKFSPWLASGSLSPRYVYEEVKRYEKERCANDSTYWVLFELIWRDYFRFLSIKYGNSIFHLGGPRKIKDFKWSQDQTLFESWRDGRTGYPLIDANMKELSTTGFMSNRGRQIVCSFLVRDMGIDWRMGAEWFETCLLDYDPCSNYGNWTYGAGVGNDPREDRYFSIPKQAQTYDPEGEYIAYWLPELQALPKDKRNFPGKSYTRQIVPLKFGNTSQRHGHAKKEMWKQKESRR from the exons ATGAAATCCAACActagatttttttcaattttccatcgacgatctctctccctctccctcctacAAAATCCAAAACAACAGAACATGAcactctccctctctactccctTCAaaaacctcctctctctctctccaaagaggcccacctcaattctcatcttccacacCTCAATTCCCCTCCCTACTCACTCCCCAACCATGAATTTCGCACCAGCATCAGAACCCAATTCCCGCTTTCAAGTCCCCAGACTAAAATCCGACGAAACTAACGTCATTCTCCAAGAAACCTTCAGAAAGTACACGTCCCAGAATATGAAGAGGAACGGCGCCGGTGTCGCCATCGTTTGGTTCCGGAACGATTTGAGGGTGTTGGATAATGAGGCATTGTGCCGGGCATGGACGTCGTCCGAGCTGGTTCTGCCGGTGTATTGTGTTGATCCACGCCTTTTCAGGACTACCCATTACTTTGGATTTCCCAAAACAGGAG CTCTGAGAGCGAAATTTCTGATAGAATGCTTGGCCGACTTGAAAAAGAACCTAACGGAACGGGGATTGGATTTGCTCATAAGACATGGAAAGCCCGAAGACGTTCTCCCTTTAATCGCAAAAGCCTTTGGAGCTCATACA GTTTATGCTCATAAGGAGACTTGCAATGAGGAGCTGATCATCGAGCAACTTGTCAACAAAGGTCTGCAAAGAGTAGTGCTGCCACTGGCGGGGCCCAATAACCGAAATGCTACAAATCCGATGCTCCAACTTATATGGGGTAGTACCATGTATCATTTAGATGATCTGCCATTTAATGTAGGCAGTCTACCAGATGTATATACACAATTCCGTAAG TCTGTCGAATCCAAGTGCACAATCAGAGGTTGCTACAAGCTTCCAACCTCACTCGGGCCACTTCCTAGCATCAGTTTGGATGAAATTGGTGGATGGGGACATGTTCCTTCACTTGATGAGCTGGGACTCCATGAGGAAAAG TGTAACAGAGGAATGCACTTTGTTGGCGGCGAAAGTGCAGCTTTGGGCAGAGTAAATGAATACTTTTGGAAGAAG GATTTGTTGAGGATTTATAAAGAGACGAGGAATGGAATGCTAGGACCTGATTACTCAACGAAGTTCTCTCCATGGCTTGCTTCTGGAAGTCTTTCTCCCCGTTATGTATACGAAGAG GTGAAGAGATACGAAAAGGAGAGATGTGCAAATGATTCAACATACTG GGTTTTATTTGAGTTGATATGGAGGGATTATTTCAGGTTTCTGTCAATTAAATATGGGAATTCTATATTCCATTTAG GTGGCCCAAGAAAAATTAAGGACTTTAAGTGGAGCCAGGATCAAACACTATTTGAATCTTGGAGAGATGGTCGTACCGG GTACCCTCTTATAGATGCAAATATGAAAGAACTATCCACCACCGGTTTCATGTCAAACCGAGGACGGCAG ATTGTTTGTTCATTTCTTGTCCGTGATATGGGCATTGACTGGCGCATGGGGGCCGAATGGTTTGAGACATGCCTCTTGGATTATGATCCTTGTTCGAATTATGGAAATTGGACTTATGGGGCAG GTGTTGGGAATGACCCAAGGGAGGATAGATACTTCAGTATCCCAAAGCAA GCGCAAACATACGATCCTGAAGGCGAGTACATCGCATACTGGTTGCCCGAGCTACAAGCGCTTCCGAAAGATAAAAGGAATTTCCCGGGGAAGTCGTATACAAGGCAAATTGTTCCTTTGAAGTTTGGAAACACAAGCCAGAGGCATGGTCATGCCAAAAAAGAGATGTGGAAACAGAAAGAGAGTAGGAGATGA
- the LOC131256641 gene encoding pathogenesis-related thaumatin-like protein 3.5 — protein sequence MTPPSAKLFGFGIIFSMIFSRSFSCSFTMLNNCPHPIWPATLSGAGSPPLPTTGFQLDPGQSVRIPAPVGWSGRMWGRTGCAFDESGAGTCQTGDCGGKMECGGIGAAPPATLFEITLGEGEDRDFYDVSLVDGYNLPLVAMPNGAYGRCNVTGCRADLNTDCPKELQVVDGADGGEVIACKSACDAFGLDEYCCSGEYASPASCKPTFYSTIFKRACPTAYTYAYDDGTSTFTCKGSDYTLTFCPT from the exons ATGACTCCCCCTTCAGCTAAGCTTTTCGGGTTCGGTATCATCTTCTCTATGATCTTTTCTCGCTCCTTCTCATGTTCATTCACCATGTTGAACAATTGTCCACATCCGATATGGCCCGCAACGCTTTCGGGAGCGGGCTCACCGCCGCTCCCGACCACCGGGTTCCAGCTGGACCCGGGCCAAAGTGTTAGGATCCCCGCCCCGGTGGGGTGGTCCGGTCGGATGTGGGGGAGGACGGGTTGCGCGTTTGATGAGTCGGGGGCGGGAACGTGCCAGACTGGAGATTGTGGGGGGAAGATGGAGTGCGGTGGGATCGGCGCAGCCCCGCCGgctaccctttttgagatcacaCTTGGTGAAGGTGAAGATCGTGATTTCTATGATGTTAGTCTTGTTGATGGCTATAATCTTCCTCTCGTCGCCATGCCTAATGGAGCTTATGGTCGGTGTAACGTTACCGGTTGCAGGGCTGATCTCAATACCG ATTGCCCAAAGGAGCTGCAGgtggtggacggtgcagatggagGTGAAGTGATTGCATGCAAGAGTGCATGTGATGCGTTTGGATTGGATGAGTATTGCTGCAGTGGGGAGTATGCAAGCCCAGCTTCATGCAAGCCTACTTTCTACTCAACCATCTTCAAGAGAGCTTGTCCAACTGCTTATACCTATGCATATGATGATGGCACCAGTACGTTCACATGCAAGGGCTCTGATTACACCCTTACTTTCTGCCCCACCTAG